The Paenarthrobacter aurescens region TGGTCTGAGGTGCCTAGGTAGCTGCGGCCCAGGCGGGTGGTGTCATCGGCCAGGTCCCTGAGGAAGTTGATGTTCTGGAAAGCAGCGCCCAACCTGCTGGCGCCGTATTCCAAAGCCGCGGCGTCGCCGTCGTCGATTTTCTCATCCCGCATGAAGACCCGCAGGCACATCAACCCCACCACCTCCGCGGAACCGTGAACGTAACCGTCGTGGGCGTCAGCGTCAAAACGACGCAGCGGTGCGGACTGTGGCGCGGCTTCAGTCTGCTCGCCAAGGTCCATGCGCATGGAGTCAAAGAACGGATCAATGAGCGATTGGTCGATCCTGGCGGCGCGGGCAGTCTGGGCGAAGGCATGAATGATGAGGTCGCTGCTGTAGCCGAGCTGTACGGCCCTGTGGGTCTCGTCAATGAAGTGGGTCAGTGCCTCGCACTGTTCCTGGTAGCTGAGGCCCGCCTCGGCCGTCACTCCGTCAACGAGTTCGTCGGCCACCCGCACCAGGGCGTAGATGTTGCGGACGTGTTGGCGGTGCCGGGAGCCCAGCAAGCGGCACGCCAGGCCGAACGAGGTGGAGTAGGCGGAAATGACTTGGTTGGCGGCACGTTCTGCCGTGCGCGTGAAATGTGTAAACGAGGTATCCGTGGCCACGCTCATGACTGCCGTCCCTCCAGCTGTCCGGCGAGATCGAGCATCACGTTGCGCACGCTGGCCGGGATGGTGCTGGTCAGTTGATTGTTGAATGCCTGCATTTGTTCCTCGATGAGGCCTTGGACAAATGCTTCGGCCCCGCAGTCGCTCAGATGCCTGCGCACATGCTCGCCGTCTCCGACGCTCAGCTCAGGCCT contains the following coding sequences:
- a CDS encoding squalene/phytoene synthase family protein translates to MSVATDTSFTHFTRTAERAANQVISAYSTSFGLACRLLGSRHRQHVRNIYALVRVADELVDGVTAEAGLSYQEQCEALTHFIDETHRAVQLGYSSDLIIHAFAQTARAARIDQSLIDPFFDSMRMDLGEQTEAAPQSAPLRRFDADAHDGYVHGSAEVVGLMCLRVFMRDEKIDDGDAAALEYGASRLGAAFQNINFLRDLADDTTRLGRSYLGTSDHLEDQDRMEWVRTIRAQLADANAVIPLLPRDARAAVRSASALFQALTDRIEQTTVDELYRSRVRVPDAVKAGLAARAVASTWMELHK